The following is a genomic window from Candidatus Bathyarchaeota archaeon.
GTCTAGAATAGTTTCAGCAATTTCGTATTGCCCCTCAATAGTCTGAGCCTGGCTGTCACCAGTGAAAAAAATAACATCATTGCCTTTCGAGTTTTTCCAGTAGTGAAACTCGCCGCGGAGAAGGCGAACGTTGCCTTTCTTATTTACAATGACGTAATATGGGAAGTGAGGTGAGTGGAGGAGGGCGAATTTTTCAGCTTTTAACTGCTTAACTAGATAGCGAGTGGCGATTCTACCAACCATTCCTAGGCCTGGGAGCCCTTCAATGAGGACAGGGTTCTTGGGGTTTATTTTGGATATATCTTTGATCATTGTTTTCATGCGTGTGATCCTTCCTTTTCAGGGCTATGCGGTATTTGGCGTATTTGTCGTTTGGAGAGAATTTTGCGGGGTGGGGAATGTGGACTTTGCCACCACAGTGAGAGCATTCTTCCGTGTTTAAGGTGTAGCGAATGCATTTTTCGCATTTTCTCAGAAGCCAAACCATTATTTTTCCCTTTTGAAGCTGCCTTCTCCACCTGCTTTCGAGATTGTTTTTATGGCTGCTTCTGAGGCTTTTTGGATTATGGTCTCGGCTTCTTTGTAGTTTTCAGCTTCTATCTTTAGGCGGTATTTTGGAGCTGCAATGGTGTAAATGTGGATCCTCGCGGTGTTGGGAGTCGGGGTTTTTTGGGCCGAGTGCAGAGCCTTTTTGATTATGTTGACGCCATCAGATTTTGTACTGGTGAGTTGGAGAACTCCATTAATTTCGACTAGTGGAGGGCGTATTTTTTCTTTCGCCAGTTCAGCTAAAGTCTGGGCGATATTGAGGGGAACGCCAATTTTTATTAATGGTTCAGAGCCTTGACGACTTGCATCTTCGAGAGCCGTGTAGACATCACCGTAGATTTCTTCCATGGGGACGACTGCTTTTTCTGTAATCTCCTCAAGAGGTTTGTTGAGTTTTTCAGCCGTAATGCGTAGGAAAGTTTCGGCTTTGCGATCGTGTTTGAAAGTGTAGATTTTATCTATGCGTTCACGTTTGTTGACACGTTTACGAGAAAGGTCTATGTGCTTCTTATCCGGATCAACTCGAAGGACTTTGAGAACGAGTTTTTGGCCTTCACGGACATGGTGGCGGATGTTACGAACCCAACTTGTGCTGATTTCGCTTCGATGCAGGAGTCCTTCCTTGTTGCCATATTCCTCGAGGGCGACGTAAGCACCATAGTCCATGACCTTTTTGACTGTGGCGAGGACGAGTTCGCCTCTTTCTGGCCATTCGGGTTTTCGGATTATGGACATCGTTACGCAGCCTCACTCCATTATAGCAGTAATTTCACCGTTGATTTTTGCTTTGCCTCCTGTTGGAGTGGCAAGGGTGATTTTACATATGTTACATTTTACGGTGTTAGTTGGGTTGCTATAGATGAGTTGTTCGTTGCCGCAATCTGGGCAACGAACGCGGATGAAATAGGATTTAGGCTTAGGAATTAAGGTTTCCCAATCTGTGCTCATTGTCTAGGCTTGGCCTCCGATAGTTAATTTTCTCAGGCGAATGCCCTTTTTCTGGATGATAAAGCCACATTTTTTGCACTTAAATTTGAGAGTTTGTTTTTTGGTTGTTTTGGCAAATTTTTTCTGGAGAGGCCATCCTTGCCCGCCGTAGCCATGTTTTTCTCTTTTATGGCGGCGGGCGCCGACAGCTAGGGCGCGGCGTTTTCCAGCCTTGTAAAGGCTTACTGAGTGTTCCGTGTGAACTTTACATTTTGGACAGTACGTGTTTATTTTTTTGGGGAAATCCATATTTGTGCACGCGCGTGCTTGTTGCGTTTAGGTTAAAAACAAAAACCAACCATATAAACATTTAACAACTTATGCCTTATTGGATTTGGTGAGCAAAACAGAAGAATTGAAAAGTTCTCAAGAGAAAATTTGGGCTATTTATGGACATTAAAAGAACAATTTAAAATCTTTAATCAACGAATCCTATCCGCAGTTTTTCTATTTGATACCTGCTTGACCAAATAAAATCTGGAAAAGATATGGATGTCACGTGCACATCTTTAAGTCTTAACTATCATTTTCGGAGATTAATAGAATGGCCTAGTCTAAGCGTCACACATAAACGCCACGACTTACCGAAAATCTTTTTCACCACCATACACATTACAGACATCAAACACAAACAGGAGCATCCAAAACCATGTGTATCCTAGGCAAAGACAAAATCTTCAATCTCATAGAGCAATACCGTATAATCTACCCCTATGATTACCAGCTCCTCGACGGGGATGGCTATGTCCTCACCGTTAAAGAAGAAACCACCCTTAACTACCTAGAACACCAAAACATCATCAGCTACGAAATAATATTCACACCACCCAACCTCGTAGCCCACCTCACAGCTAAAAGCAAATACGGGCGCATGGGGCTAAGCTTCCTTAACGCCGCAAAAGTCCACAGCGGCTTCATCGGACGCTTAGCACTAGAAATCGTCAACCTCAATAACAACCGCAACCCCATCACAATAAAACGAGGCGACCCCTTCATGCACATCGAATTCATAACCCGCGAAGGTGAACCATCCCCCTACACAGGGCCTTATCAATTCCAATACCTCACAAAAGAGGAAAAACAAATGTATATCCCCATCCTAAAGAAAGTTTTCCCAAACTATGAAGAATTAGCAAAAAAATGGTTCAAAAACAAGTCACCAGCAACCCTCTAACTGTTTTTCTCGACCCAATTCATATTTTCAATTCATAACAGTCATAACAAACTATCACAACAAACGCTTTAAATATCAGCGAAATCGCTATGCAGAAGGGAACAGCAGTGAAAGCAAAAAATTACCGTAAAGTAAAAGGTCAAGCTTACACAAGAAAAAAGTATGCCAAAAGCTCACCACCCTCAAAAATCACCAAGTTCACTATGGGCGAC
Proteins encoded in this region:
- a CDS encoding RNA-protein complex protein Nop10, with amino-acid sequence MVWLLRKCEKCIRYTLNTEECSHCGGKVHIPHPAKFSPNDKYAKYRIALKRKDHTHENNDQRYIQNKPQEPCPH
- a CDS encoding translation initiation factor IF-2 subunit alpha, producing MSIIRKPEWPERGELVLATVKKVMDYGAYVALEEYGNKEGLLHRSEISTSWVRNIRHHVREGQKLVLKVLRVDPDKKHIDLSRKRVNKRERIDKIYTFKHDRKAETFLRITAEKLNKPLEEITEKAVVPMEEIYGDVYTALEDASRQGSEPLIKIGVPLNIAQTLAELAKEKIRPPLVEINGVLQLTSTKSDGVNIIKKALHSAQKTPTPNTARIHIYTIAAPKYRLKIEAENYKEAETIIQKASEAAIKTISKAGGEGSFKREK
- a CDS encoding 30S ribosomal protein S27e, with product MSTDWETLIPKPKSYFIRVRCPDCGNEQLIYSNPTNTVKCNICKITLATPTGGKAKINGEITAIME
- a CDS encoding 50S ribosomal protein L44e is translated as MDFPKKINTYCPKCKVHTEHSVSLYKAGKRRALAVGARRHKREKHGYGGQGWPLQKKFAKTTKKQTLKFKCKKCGFIIQKKGIRLRKLTIGGQA